The genomic segment CAGCCCTGCACACCGGTGGAGTTGTTCCGCAGGTAGGTCCAGGTGTAGCCGTCGTTGCCCACTGTGTAGCAGTGGTAGTCCATCTGCTGCGAGATGTAGGCGATGCCGTTGATGCCACACCCGGTGCTGGAACCGCTCCGCTGCCGGGCCGCGTCCGCCGACTTCGGCCAGTTGCTGCTGTCCTTGTCGCCGACCGTCTTCCCGCAGGCGGCGTGCGCCGAGGCCGAGGTCGCAGTGACGATCGGCGCGACCAGTACGGTCGCTGTCAGCGCAACCGCCCCGAGCGCCCCCCGTGTCGATGCTCGCATATCCATCCTCCTTCAGGATGTTGGTTACGGAGCGAATGGCTCGCTCCCCTGAAGCGAACCTATCGACGCATTCCTTCATTCAGCAACGTCAGGTAGTTGACAAATCACGCTGAGTCACCACTCAGGAAGTAGCAAATCGCCAGGTGAAGCTGCCTGTACGGATCGCTTGGCCGGAACGGAATTCGTCCTCGCCCCAGGTAAACAGGGCTGCGCGTCGGATCAGAAAGTGATACCGGCGTCGGCCAGGGCCGGGCCGGCGAGCAACAACCCGCCGGTCGCCAGCGCGCCGAGGGCGACCACAAGGAACAGGCCAACCCAGAACAGTGCCGGGAACGGGGTGATCCGGGCGAGCTGGTCGGCGTCGGACTGCGGCATCCGGCCCCGAGCACGCTGGCGGTGCAGCTCGAACACCGGCCGTACGCCGCCGATCAGCAGGAACCAGACCGACGTCCAGGCGAACGCGGCCTGCACCTCGGGCGAGGTGTACCAGGAGACGGCGAGCACCACGCCGCCCGTGACCAGCAGTGACAGCACGCCGAACAGGTTGCGGATCATCACCAGCATGGCCAGCAGCAGTGCCACCGCGAGCCAGAGCAGCAGCGTGATCCGGTTGCCGGCCAGCAGCCAGGCGCCGCCGAGGCCGAGCAGCGACGGCGCGACGTACCCGGCGAGCAGCGTGAGGATCATGCCGGGCCCGGTGGGACGACCGGCGGAGAG from the Micromonospora sp. WMMA1947 genome contains:
- a CDS encoding M50 family metallopeptidase is translated as MPLIDGLTTLWDTLMSAQPDPPPLLVVVTAVVALAVVVARLPWRIARNAVTIAHEGGHALVALLTGRRLHGIRLHSDTSGLTLSAGRPTGPGMILTLLAGYVAPSLLGLGGAWLLAGNRITLLLWLAVALLLAMLVMIRNLFGVLSLLVTGGVVLAVSWYTSPEVQAAFAWTSVWFLLIGGVRPVFELHRQRARGRMPQSDADQLARITPFPALFWVGLFLVVALGALATGGLLLAGPALADAGITF